AATACATATGGTGCTGTGCATAAACCAAAAGGtaatacattaaatttatataatgtgttattatatttaaaccgAAGAAACCGTTGATAATCTTCATGGACTGGGATTAAAAAATAAGCGTCTTTCAAATCAATTGATGCCATGAAACAATTTTTGGTTATTAGTTTTGAGGCTGTCCTATAATCCTCCATTTTAAAATGTTGaggttttataaatttattcaaacattttaaatttaaaataaaccttttGTCACCATTTGGTTTAGGCACGAGAAATATGTTTGATAAAAATTCGTTATCTACGTGATTGCATTCTGAGATAGCTTTCATATTTAACAACGAAGTTATTGCATTTGAAAATTCAGTATGCTCAATCTCTGACTTCGGGTACACACTTGGAGCATCAGGACGAGAAGGTGTACAAGTAAATGGAATCTTATATCCTTGCAACCACGACAAAACGGTCTCGTCGTCAGTAATTTGTTCCCACTGtggcaaaaaatatttaagacgGCCGGCATAGGCTACCTCTACATCTATCGTCTCCTGCTCCTCCAGGCCGTTGATCGCTCCGCTGGTCGCTCCGCTGTCCCCCTTCGTTGAGAGCCGTGACGTGGTTCGCTGCGTTGTGACTGGCGACTCCTCCCGTAGTAGTCTGCTTTCGGTGTTATCTTCCGAGGCATCGTCTTCCAGTTTAAACGATTATTTCCGTTGTTGCGATTCGTTTTTACGAAGTTGTTTATATGAAATTTGTTAGAACGATAAGTTTTTGCTTGTTTAAGGTCGGATCCAGacagttttattgtttttgcaGATTTTAATTTTTCTGATACATTGTCTCCAAACAAAAACTTGTTGCGTTTGGTTTCGCTAAGCACATCCTTCATATCAGGATTAATCGCTGAAATGACGAACCCACGCCTTGTTTTCGTATCCGAACAATGGCTGTCACATAAAAGCCTGCACGCATCGCTAATTGGTTTCAAAATCTTGGTGTGTTGTTCTTTAGCAATTATCAACTCGGCTGCTTGATTCAGAGCCGCAATTGCTATGGCAATCTGATGTTGTTTTGCCATAATAGCGTTATCACGTTTCACCAAATTATCCGCTAAAGCTGCCTTTACCTCAGGATTCAATAACGGCGCAACTAGTAAATCACAGTTTTCAGGAATAAGATAGGCTTCGGTTAATTTATCTTTCGTCTCTTTGACTAATCCTTTATCTAGGATTTCTTGCCATCTCGATGCTAAATCTTTATGTGTCGGTTTTCCCATTTTGATTTCTGATTTTGGTGCGTCACCTAATACTTCTAGAATCTCATCATCAAGTTCTGTAGAAATAGTGTCTTGTGTGATCAAAGACGCTATCGTAGGGTCAGAAGTCGAGGGCGCATTAGTAACAATTGCTGGTGCCGGTGCTTGTTTCGGTACCGGTGCTGGCTCCGGGGCCTGTGCGACGCGTGACGGTGATGCTAATGTACATGAATCATCTCGATCGAGCTGTTCTGACGacatatcggtatcggtatctgATCCTAAAACAATTTAGCTTACTTAATACGTGTGGAAATATATGAAAGTCATCAggttttttgtatgtattttgtgAAAGAGATAGCCCTGTTGGCGTCTCGCATCACACATACGAAGTGTTCTGAGAGTACTCTTCACTTAAAATATATGACAGAGATAGCCCTGTTGGCGTCTCGCATCATAATTAATATcgcaagttggtaaacctgtcTACGTTGCGTGAAAGAGATAGCCCAGTTGGCGTCTCGCATCACAAAATAATATTACCAGTCTTAATATCGTAGCTTGCGAGCTACTAAAATACGTGAAAGAGATAGCCCATTTGGCGTCTCGCATCACAAGATCATTACAAATGATATTATAcgaaatgtataataaatatggaaaataaaatatcaccaTTATGAAGGTATCACCAcggataaaaagaaaaaaatattttttgagggtaggtTGACACAAGATTGCGTTGTATTTTAaaccgatttatttttgttaatgctTGAAATGTCTGgcgttttataaaataaggaacaataaaagaaataaaCTCACCTTCATTTTCATGATCAGAATAAACTATTCTTTTTCGCTTGGAATTTCGCAGTAATTGTAATTCCAGTAATGCAATCTTCCTTTTGATACTGTCATTTTCACAACTTTTTCGTTTCGACATGGTTGAGAACAGtgcttgaaataatttatttaaaatcgtGTGACGTGCGAAGGCTATGAGCACGGAAGCACAGAATGAAGATCGGACCAGGGGTACGGTGCAGGGTGTTGTTGAGTGTTGCCAGTAGGGGATTTTAAAATCTCCCTACTTTAAATATCCGTGCAAGGCTGTGATGTGGAGCTCAGCTAcaatatgtaaacaaatcgcTAAGAATGAAGCTAGGAAATATAACTATCGTTTTACAGGTAACTTTACCTACAGTTCGAATGTCTCTGGGATCAAATACGAGTACGAGTACTATTCCTAAATCTAAGCACCTAAGCCATGACGGTTGAAATACGTacgaacaaaatattttttcactggAGCATTTTAACTCAGGCCTAAGCTTGCTATTAAAAGTAAGAGGGTCGGTTCCTGCGGCGTGCTGTCTTAGCATTGTGTAAGAAGCCGTatactatgtacttacatatgtatatgtatgtatgagtagttgacttttgtttttaatttttatgtatatacgacccgccccggcttcgcacgagttaacaaatgatgcataaaccttcctcttgaatcactctatctattaaacatCAAAATCCAcatcaaaattcgttgcgtagttttaaagatctgagcatacatagggacagacagcgggaagcgactataCTATGTATTGATTACTTGTATATCttacttttgttttaaaatctatGTTTGACTAACCCGATGCCTGTAGCCGTACCATGagccactgacagtgtcaaaactgacatttacgctatcgagaacgtaatttaccttctatacatctcgtttgcactaatatgcgagtacgagcgagatgtatagaaagtaaattacgttctcgacggtgtttatgtcagtgccaaactgatggtagccgtactggtgcTCCAcagtttttaaagtaaaatgtcCTTCCGAATCGCCAACCCCAGCCAAGTATTATATCAACCCCAGCCAGGTATTTTATCATCACCCGATTGGTGGGTATTTTAAACCACACATTACTTGCGATTAAGGTACAACCCAATGACAAAAACTTTTGTGTAGGTacgttgttatttttttattaccctttatactcatactcatactcatttatttataatattattacatattacacgtcacaattttatttacatgagaTATGTATTTTAGTGTCTCCTTCCTGGCCAAAGTCCTGCAGTCTATTTTCCATTTGCCTCCAACGTTTATATTAATCCTACAATTCCGCGTAGAATgcaattttcaattttagccCAAGTCCAAGacatctaaaaaaaattaataaattaaactgtttatttttctcTAGAATTACACTAAGTATATTAACTAAGTACTAATCTTATATTTTTAAGACTGTATGGACTAAGGGATATGGGGAACCATGCAACCCCCTGTTCAAATTATTGAGTTACAATTAAATACTTTCACATGCTACTGAGTCTTTGTACATTGTAGCCCTATTATGTGCCAAGTGTGCCATAGTTTTTGAAATATGTCCATCCCGGCGAACTTTAGCCAGCCGTGGGTATTTTTCTATCATCTGTTTGGATATTTTAAGCCGCACATCACTCACCACGACACGCTATGACAGGGGACGCCGAATGAAAAAAGGCTTAGTCTCAAACCCCAAATGGAATTTTTGTACAATTGTTAAACGCTGACGTATGTACACGAGTTTAGAATTTGAGCGGTAGGTAATTTATTACAACTTTggaaataaatcaaattattttattaaatattttgaataatgtTAGACTGTGCTATAAACTTCTTTTCGATCGCCAAGCATTAGGAATATTgtagtaccacagaataaataatagtactaggtacagaagactcactctctaacaaaacgcgtctgtcacgatcaggacagatatggccgctaggtggcgaca
The sequence above is a segment of the Cydia amplana chromosome 2, ilCydAmpl1.1, whole genome shotgun sequence genome. Coding sequences within it:
- the LOC134656902 gene encoding uncharacterized protein LOC134656902, which encodes MSKRKSCENDSIKRKIALLELQLLRNSKRKRIVYSDHENEDTDTDMSSEQLDRDDSCTLASPSRVAQAPEPAPVPKQAPAPAIVTNAPSTSDPTIASLITQDTISTELDDEILEVLGDAPKSEIKMGKPTHKDLASRWQEILDKGLVKETKDKLTEAYLIPENCDLLVAPLLNPEVKAALADNLVKRDNAIMAKQHQIAIAIAALNQAAELIIAKEQHTKILKPISDACRLLCDSHCSDTKTRRGFVISAINPDMKDVLSETKRNKFLFGDNVSEKLKSAKTIKLSGSDLKQAKTYRSNKFHINNFVKTNRNNGNNRLNWKTMPRKITPKADYYGRSRQSQRSEPRHGSQRRGTAERPAERSTAWRSRRR